The genomic interval CTGGTGTATCCGGATGGAAGGATGATCAGGCTGCCGGAAATGAGCAAGAGGGATGTGGCCCACCGCATACTGGATGCGGTGGCGGAGTTGCGGCGGGAAGGTGTGCCAGGTGGACAGCCCGGCCTTCGCTAAGGTCATCGTTGACCTGCCCTTGATAAGGGTTGACCGGGTTTACGACTACCGGATACCTGAACCTTTGCGGGGAAGGGTCCGGCCCGGGGTCAAGGTCCTGGTCCCCTTCGGGCGCCGGCAGCTTGCGGGCTACGTGATCGGGGTGGCGGCATCAGCGGCTGTCGTGCCGGTAAAGGATATCCTGGATGTCCTTGATGAGCAGCCGGCCTTTACCGCGGAACTCTATGACCTGGCCTGTTGGGTGGCACGGCGCTACCTGTGCACGGTCAGTGAGGCCCTGCGGGCCGTCGCGGCCCCGGGGCGGAACGCCGTTCCTCTGTTCCGCGACGAGGTATACCCCAACCCTTCCGAGGACGTGGACCTGGGGGACCTGCGCCGGCAATCCCCGAAACAGGCCCGGGTTCTGGAACTGGCGGCTTCCCACCCCGGCCTGACCAGGGCGGAACTGGCGGCGCGGGCCGAGGTCTCGCCCGGAGTGGTCAACCGCCTGATGCAGAAGGGTTTGCTTTCCATTACGCGGCGGGTGGTGGAGCGGGATCCCTACTTGACGCCCGAGCCCTGCGACCCGCCTCGCCTGACGGGCGCGCAGGAGGCGGCGCTGGAGCCCATCGCGGGCGCTTTGCGCCGCTGCCGGAAAGAGGTCTTCCTTCTGCACGGCGTTACGGGCAGCGGGAAAACCGAGGTTTACCTGCGGGCGGTGGGCGAGTGCCTGGATCAGGGCCGCCAGGCCCTGGTCCTGGTGCCGGAAATCTCGCTGACCGGTCAAATGGTGGAACGCTTCAAGGGCCGTTTCGGGCGGCGGGTGGCCGTGATGCACTCGCGGCTGGGTACGGGCGAACGCCACGACGAGTGGCGGCGCGCCTTTCGGGGGGAAGCGCCGGTCGTGCTGGGCGCCCGCTCGGCCATACTCGCTCCCCTTACGGGGCTCGGGCTGATTGTTATCGACGAGGAACACGAACCCTCCTACAAGCAGGATGAGGATCCCAAGTACCATGCCCGCGACGTGGCTCTCCGCCGGGCGCAAACCCACGGGGCGGTGGTCGTGCTTGGTTCGGCCACGCCGTCCCTGAGGGCCTACGCCCAGGCGGTAAAGGGAGAGAACTGCCGGCTGTTGAAGCTTCCCCGGCGCATCGACGACCGGCCGATGCCGTCCGTCTCCGTTGTCGACCTGCGTGAGGAATACAGGTCCGGAAACCGGACCGTCTTCAGCCGGTTCCTGGTGGATAAAATAAGGGAGAGGCTTGCCCGGCGGGAGCAAGTCATCCTTTTCCTTAACCGGCGGGGGTATGCGACGGTCATCCTCTGCCGGGAGTGCGGACACGCGTTCAAATGCCCGCATTGCGCCATTACCTTGACTTATCACCGTGACGGGTTCCTGCGCTGTCACTATTGCGGTTACCAGGTCCGGCTGCCCGGCCGCTGCCCGGCCTGCGCCGGGGAGTTCCTGGGGCACTTCGGCACCGGCACCCAGCGTGTCGAGGAGAACGCGCGGCGGCTTTTCCCGGAGGCGAGGGTGCTGCGCATGGACAGCGACACAATGACCCGCAAGCAGGCCCACGAACGCCTCATAAAGGCCTTTCGTGACAGAGAGGCCGACATTCTGGTCGGGACCCAGATGGTGGCCAAAGGCTTGGACCTGCCCGGGGTAACCCTGGTGGGCGTGGTTAACGCCGACACCAGCCTTCTGCTGCCCGATTACCGGGCCGCGGAGCGTACGTTTCAGCTTCTGGCGCAGGTGGCCGGGCGGGCGGGGAGAGGCGGGGAGCCCGGGGAGGTGGTTCTGCAGACCTACTCTCCGGACCATTACAGCATCCGCGCCGCGGCGCAGCACGCCTATGAGCGGTTTTTCATCGAGGAGATGGGCTTGCGCCGGCAGCTTGGTTACCCGCCCTTCACCTGCCTGGCGAGGGTCCTGTTCAGCAGCCGGGACGAGGGGGAGGCAAGGGCCGCGGCCGAACGGTTCGCCGGCCTTGTGCGGGATCCCGCCCTTACGGCGATGGGGCCGTCGGCGGCGCCCCTGGCCAGGATCAAGGACCAGTACCGCTGGCACCTGGTCTGCAAGGCGGCCGGCCGCATGGACCTGGCACGGGTCTTGCAGGAAGCGGCGGAGACGTTCGCGAATTCATACCGGCGGCGGGTGCACGTAAGCATTGACCTGGACCCGCAGATGATACTGTGAACCTTTGACCGGGAGGCAGGTAACCTTGGCCGTCTGTCAGATCGTAAAGTACCCCAACGACGTGCTGCGTGAGAAGGCACGGCCGGTGAAAGCGGTGACCCTGCAGGTTAAGAGGTTGCTGAACAACATGTTCGACACCATGCGCGCCGCGGGGGGCGTCGGCCTGGCCGCACCGCAGATTGGGGTCTCGAAGCGGCTGATCGTGATAGAAATGAACGACGAGCGGCTGGCCCTGGTCAACCCGGAGATCACCGCCTTCGCCGGCCGGGATGCGGGGACTGAGGGCTGCCTCTCTATCCCGGGGGTCTGGGGCGAGGTGGAACGTGCCGCCCAGGTCGAGGTTCGCGGCCTGGACCAGGACGGCCGGGCTGTCACCGTGCGCGCCGAGGGTTACCTGGCGCGCGCGTTGCAGCACGAAATCGATCATCTGGACGGCATCCTGTTTATCGACCGCGCGACAAAGATAGGCCGGGACAAGGCCATTTAAGATCCTGAAATTAACACTCCTTCGGAGTACGTAATTAGCGGCCTAATTTCATGTACTTAAAGGTGAAAGCACATTGCGCGTTGTCTTTATGGGGACCCCTGAATTCGCCGTGGCCAGCCTGCGGGCCTTGCTTGAGGCGGGGCTTGACGTCGTGGGCGTGGTCACCCAGCCCGACCGGGCCAAGGGACGCGGCAAGCGTCTGACCTCACCGCCGGTAAAGGTGTTTGCGCAGGAAAAAGGACTGCGCGTTCTGCAACCGAAAAGCCTGAAAGACCCGGCAGCGGTTGAACTCATCCGCGGCCTCGTCCCCGAGGTTATCGCCGTGGTCGCCTACGGGAAGATCCTGCCCCCCGCCGTCCTGGCCATTCCCCCCCTGGGCTGCATTAACGTTCATGCCTCCCTGCTGCCGAAGTACCGCGGCTCAGCTCCCATCCACCGGGCCGTCATGGCCGGGGAACCGGAAACGGGGGTGACGACGATGTTCATGGACGAGGGGCTGGACACCGGGGATATGCTTTTGCAGGTCCACGTACCCATCGGCCCCGATGACAATGTGGGCGCCATTCACGACCGCCTGGCCGAAGAAGGGGCGCGGCTGCTCGTCCGGACCCTGGCGCGTCTGGCCGACGGGTACGCGTTTCGTATTCCGCAGGACCACAGCCGGGCGACTTACGCTCCGCCTATCTCGCCGGAGGACGAGGTCGTCGACTGGCGCCGTCCGGCGCGTGAGATTCATAACCAGGTCCGGGGCCTGGATCCGAGGCCCGGAGCCCGGACCACCTGGGACGGACGCGTCCTGAAAGTATGGCGCACGGCGGTCCTGGAGAGCGGTCCCGGAGAGGGGGCCCCCGGACTGGTGGCCGCTCACGGTCCTTCACAGGACCTTGTCGTCGCCGCGGGCGATGGATGGCTCATCCTGCGCGAACTGCAGCTGGCGGGCGGGCGGCGGGTGGACGGCCGCTCGTTCCTCCGCGGCCACCCGGAGATTGTCGGCAGCACCCTTGGGGTGCATGGCGACCGAAGCGAGTAAATTCCGCGAACAAGATGAGCTGATTTCGGCCTCGAAGAGGCCTAATTACTATACACTGAGAGGGCTGTAGTGTTGGAACCTGTGAAACCCGAAGCCATAGGCGCCAGAGAGATCGCGCTGCACGTACTCAAGGCGGTCGAGGCCGACGGCGCGTACGCCAACCTCGCCCTGAACCGGGCGCTCGAGGAACACCAGCCGTCCAAGCTGGACCGCGGCTTTGCCACCGAATTGGCCTACGGCACCGTGCGCACCCTCAATACCCTCGATTGGATCATTTCCCGCTTTCTACAAAAGCCCCTGGCCGCACAGAACATTTGGGTCCGTAATATTCTTCGCCAGGGGGCCTACCAGCTGTTTTATATGGACCGTGTCCCGCCGCCGGCGGCCTGCAATGAAGCGGTGGAGCTGGCCAAGAAATACGCCTCGCCGGGGACCGCCGGATTTGTCAACGGCGTCCTGCGAAACATTATCCGGCACCGGGAGGAGATTGTGTTCCCTTCCCTGGAGGAGGATCCGGTAGGACATATTTCCCTAAAATACTCGCATCCCACCTGGATTGTCGAGCGCTGGCTGGATGAGTTCGGGATAGAGGGTACCATCGCCCTTTGCCGGGCGAACAACATCACGCCCCCGAACACGGTCCGGACCAATACCCTCCGCATTACCCGTGAGGCCCTTGCCGAGCGTCTGGAGGCCGAGGGACTGCAGGTGCAAAAGACCCGGTTTGCCCCCGAAGGGCTGGAGATAAAGGGGTTCTACTCCCTCCATGCCCTGCCTTCTTTCCAGGAAGGGCTTTTTCAGGTCCAGGACGAAAGCTCGATGCTGGTCGCCCATGCCGTAAACCCTGTTCCTCGCAGCCGGGCCCTGGACGTCTGCAGCGCCCCCGGGGGGAAAACCACCCACCTCGCGCAGTTGATGCGGGATGAAGGTACGGTTATGGCCCTTGACGTCCACCCGCATAAACTGGAGCTGATCCGGCAGAACTGCCGACGGTTAGGCGTCACGAGTGTGCAGGCCGTCCTGAAGGATGCCCGGGACATCCCGGGTGCTTTCACCGAATGGGCGGACTACGTCCTGGTAGACGCACCCTGCTCGGGTTTGGGCGTTCTGCGGCGCAGGCCGGATGCCCGCTGGCGGAAAGAGCCGGCGCAGATGGCGGCTCTGGTCAGGCTGCAGGATGCCGTTCTGCAGGCCGCGGCGCGCTGCGTACGCCCCGGCGGCGTTTTGGTATATAGTACCTGTTCCATTACGCACGAGGAAAACCTGGGGCAGGTGCAGAATTTCTTAGGTCGGCACCCCGATTTCGTCCTGGAGGACCTGGGCCCTTTCCTGCCGGGAGGGTTGGCGGAACCGGCCTTGCTGGCACGCGGGCACGTCACCATGTACCCGCACGTGCAAGGGACCGACGGGTTCTTTATCGCCCGCATGCGGCGGCGGAAGGTCTAGGTGTTTATCCAGTGCCAGCCGATCTCAAGAGTATGACCCTGGCGGGGATTGAAGAGTTGGTCGGCTCCTGGGGCTGGCCGCGTTACCGTGCACGGCAGCTGGCGGTCTGGCTCTGGCAGAAGGGCGCACTGTCCTTCCAGGAAATGACCGACCTGCCGCTGGCCGCACGGCAAATGCTGAATGAACGGGCGGTGATTACACGCCTCGAGTTGTTGGAGCGCCTGGCGGCGCCCGACGGGGAGACGGTGAAGTTCCTCTTCGGCCTGGCCGACGGCCAGGGGGTGGAAACCGTCCTCCTGCGACACGACTACGGGCGTTCGGTTTGTCTCTCAACGCAGGTAGGCTGCCGTATGGGATGCGCCTTCTGCGCCTCGACCCTCGGGGGGCGGGTGAGAGACCTCACGGCGGGCGAGATTTACGACCAGGTCCTGGCGGTGCGGCGGTGTGAGGGTGAACAGGCCACACACATCGTGCTGATGGGGATCGGGGAACCGCTGGACAACCTGGCGGCAGTGCTTGTGTTCCTGGAGAATGTGAGCGCCCCGTACGGATTGGGCATCAGCCCGCGGCGCATCACCCTTTCGACCTGCGGGCTTGTACCGCGCATCCGTGACCTCGCGTCATACCGCCTTGGTTTGACTCTGGCCGTGTCCCTGCACGCCCCGAATAATGAATTGCGGGACCGGCTGGTGCCGATAAACCGGTGGTATCCCCTGGAGGAGCTGATTCCGGCCTGCCGGGACTATGCCCGGGCCACAGGACGCCGGGTGACGTTTGAATACGCGCTGATCAAGGGGGTCAACGACAGTGACGGGCATGCCCTCCAACTGGGTGCCCTTCTGAAGGGAATCCTCGGGCACGTAAACCTGATCCCGGTAAACGATGTTCCGGAAAGGGGTTTCACGGCGCCGGGCGCCGAACGGGTAAACGCTTTTCGCCGTATCCTTGAACGGCAGGGTATGGCGGTCACCGTGCGGCGGGAGATGGGGGCGGCGATAGGCGCCGCCTGCGGTCAGTTGCGCCGGCGCCGCGGGCCGGGAAGGGGTGAAGAACCGGCGTGAAGGGGATCATGTGGGGTGCGGTGACCGAGACCGGCCTGGTACGGACGAAGAACGAGGACTATCTCCGTGTCAACCCCGCGATAAGGCTCTTCGCGGTGGCCGACGGCATGGGCGGGCACCGGGCGGGTGAAATCGCCAGCCGGCTGGCGCTGCAGGTGCTGGAAAAGGAGCTATTGGAGAGGATCGGCAGGGGCGAAGACGTGGCGGCCTCTTTCGCCGGAGCGGTGCAGGAGGCCAACAGCCGGGTCTGGGCCGAGGCACAGGCCAACCCCGACTGCCAGGGGATGGGTACGACCCTCTCCGCCTGCCTGCTACAGGGGGGGCGGGTGTTCCTGGCCCACGTCGGCGATTCCCGTATATACCGTGTTCGCAACGGGATCATCGAACAACTAACCGAAGATCATTCCCTTGTGCATGAATTGGCCAAACAGGGGCGGCTGGAGGATGATAACGCCCAGGCCTCCCCGCTCCGCAATGTCCTGACCCGCGCCCTGGGGACCGAGGAAAGCCTTTCGGTGGATCTGCAGACCCGCTCTCTGCGGATGGGTGACCGCTTGGTCCTCTGCACCGATGGTTTAACCAACCTTGTTACGAACGACGAGATCCTGGAAACGGTCGGCGCGACGGCAGACCCTTCCACGGCGGCGCGGCAGCTGGCCGAAAAGGCTATCGCCCGGGGCGGCACGGATAATATTACGCTGATTGTCGTGGTGATCGAGGAATGATCGGGAAGATCCTCGGCGGGCGTTACGAAATAGTGGAACAACTGGGAGGCGGCGGGACGGCCGTCGTTTATAAGGGGCAAGACCGTGTCCTGCAGCGTCCGGTGACCGTGAAGGTCCTCCGGCCCGAGTTCTCGGCCGACGAGGAGTTCGTGGCCCGCTTCCATCGCGAAGCCCAGGCGGTGGCCAGCCTCTCCCATCCGAACATCGTCAACGTGTATGACGTCGGGCGGGAGGGTGATACCCATTACCTGGTGATGGAGTATGTCGACGGGGAGGACCTGAAGACCATCATCCGGCGCGAAGGCTGCCTTACGCCTCCGCGGGCGGCGGCCATCGTCCTCCAGGTCTGTGAGGCCCTGACCCACGCGCACCAGCACCACATCATCCACCGGGACGTTAAACCGCACAACATCCTGATCACGAAAAACGGCCTGGCCAAACTGGCCGACTTCGGGATCGCCCGCGAGGCCGGCGGCTCGACCCTGGTCAACTCCAACGCCCTGGTGGGCTCGGTGCACTATATTTCCCCCGAGCAGGCGCGGGGGGACGCCGCCGACGAGGAGTCCGACATTTACTCCCTGGGGATCGTTCTGTATGAAATGCTGGCGGGGTCCGTCCCTTTCACGGGGGCCAACCCCGTAGCCGTGGCTCTGAAGCATATCCAGGAACCGCCTCCTTCCCTTCGGCAGCGAAACGCCATGGTAACTCAGGAACTGGAGCGGATTGTCTTCAGGGCCATCGCCAAAAAGCCGGCCGAACGGTATGCGACGGCGCGTGACTTCGCGGCCGACCTTAAGAAGGCGATCCCCGAGGGAGTGGCGATAGCCGATTCGGCGACGATGGTTTTCGAGCCGGTGATAAACAAGCGGCGGCACGTCAGCCCCAGGGTCTGGCTGGCGGCGGCGGCCGTCCTGATACTGGCACTCGCGGGAGCGATCCTGGCTTTTAGCAGTTGGGTCGACGTTCCGGAGGTCGAGGTCCCGAACGTGATCGGACGGACGGCAGGGGAGGCGCGGCAGGCCCTCGAGTCCCGTCACCTCCGGGTTGATATCTCAGAGGCCTTTGATCCGGCGGTCCCCAAAGGCCGGGTAATCAGCCAGGATGTGAGCCCTCATACCAAGGTCAAGCAGGGACGGACCATCTTTTTGACGGTCAGCAAGGGTCCGGAACTTGTTCGCCTGCCCGACGTGACCGGCCGCCCCCTGGGTGACGCCCAATTGCTGCTGGGCAATGCGGGGTTCCAGGTCGCCGTCGGCGAGGATGTCCATGACGAACTGGTCCCGGTGGGATCGGTGGTACGCCAGGATCCGGAGGGGAACACCGACCGGCCCCGGGGGAGTAAAGTCACCCTGTACGTGAGTAAGGGACCTAAAGAGGCTTACACTGCGATGCCCAACCTGGTCGGCCTCGATATCAGCACCGCCCGGCAGCGGATCGGTGCGGCCGGACTGGTGCTGGCGGGGGATCTGAAGACGGTTTCAAGCAATGAATACCTGTCGGGGACGGTTGTTGCGCAGGACCCGGCGGCCGGGAACCAGGTGAGGGGGGGCGCCGAGGTGCGCCTGACGGTCAGCGCCGGCCCCGGTCCCACCGCAAAGCGGCAGTCGGTGCGGGTATTGCTCCCGCGGGATGGGCGGACGCATGAATTGAGAATTACCGTGGAGGACGCCGGCGGCATACGGGACGCTTACGTGGGAACCCACGCCGGCGGCGAAAAGGTGGTTAGGACTGTGGAATACTACGGGCAGGCAACCATCCGCGTGCTGGTAGACGGAAAGCCGGTAGAGGAGTCGGTGGTCCAATAGGGGGGCCGATGATTACGGGGACGGTTCTCAAGGCCTACGGCGGGTATTACTACGTCCAGGCCGGGGACACGATTTACACCTGCAGGCTCCGGGGGCGGGTCAAGGCCCGGGGACCGGTCCTCCCCGGGGACCGGGTGGAGATGGATGTTCTGCCGGACGGGAACGGGCTGATTGCCCGCGTCGCGCCCCGCAGCTCGGAGTTGGTTCGTCCATCAGTCGCCAATGTGGATCAGGTAGCCGTTGTCGCCTCGTTTCACGAACCGGAACCCGTGTCACAACTCGTCAATCGCCTGCTCTTGCAGGCTGAGGCCCGGAACCTGGGGGCCCTTGTGGTCGTGAACAAGACCGACCTGGCCGGACCCGGGGAGCGGGACGCTCCCTGGATTGAAGGTTTGCGCCTGGCAGGCTACCCCGTCCTGCTGACAAGCACGGTTACGGGGGAGGGCCTGACCGGACTCAAGGCGGCCCTTGCCGGCCGCCTGTCGGTGCTTGCCGGGCCTTCGGGCGTGGGGAAGTCCAGTATCCTGAGGCATTTGCTGTCCGAACCGGACGCCGCCCGGGTCAAGACCGGTGAAGTGAGCCGCAAGCTGGGAGGGGGGCGCCACACGACCCGCCACGCCGAGATTTTTCCCCTGCCCTCCGGCGGTTGGGTAGTGGATGCGCCCGGTTTTTCCCGCCTGTACCTGCCCCGCCTGTCGCGCGAGGAGCTGGCAAGCTGCTTTCCCGAAATGCGACCGTTTATCGGACATTGCCGCTTTAACGGCTGCCTGCACGACCAGGAGCCGGACTGCGCCGTTAAGGACGGGGTGCGTAACGGTTTCATTGCCGCCCAGCGTTATGAAGATTACCTCGCCTTCCTCCGTGAAGTCGCCGAAAGCGAAAGGGGATTTCCAAAATGATCAAACTGGCGCCATCCATCCTTTCCGCGGACTTCGCCCGGCTCGGGGCGGACGTGCAACTGGTCGAGGAGGCCGGGGCGGAGTACCTGCATATTGACGTTATGGACGGCCATTTCGTACCCAACCTGACGATCGGGCCGGCCGTGGTGGCCGCTTTGCGGCCGGCCAGCCGGCTGGTCTTCGACGTGCACCTGATGATCGAGAACCCCGAGGTCTACATCCCGGCCTTTGCCGAGGCCGGTGCCGATCTTATTACGGTTCATGCCGAGGCCACCCGTCACCTGGACCGGGCCCTGCGCCTGATCCGGGACGGATACGGGCGCAGGGCGGGTGTCGCCCTCAATCCGGCCACGCCCCTGGCCATGGTCGACCATGTCCTGCCCCTCTTGGACCAGGTCTTACTGATGACCGTCAACCCCGGGTTTGGGGGACAATCGTTTATCCCGGAGGTGTTGCCGAAGATCGCCGCGTTGCGGGAGATGCTGGCCACACGGGGACTTATGCCGGATATTGAGGTAGACGGGGGTATCGACCCGCGCACGGCGCCGCCGGCCGTGAGGGCGGGGGCGAACGTGCTCGTGGCCGGGTCGGCCGTCTTCCGTTCCCCGGCCGGACCGGCGGAGGCGATCCGTGCATTGCGAACTGCGGCCGGCCAATCGTGATTTTTTTAACAAAATGCATTGACCCTCGGTAAAGGGCTATGTATAATGATGTACTTGAAAGATGATAAATTTGCTCTTGGCAAAGAACTTTAAGGAGGGCTTCCCGGGGTGAAGGCGCTAAGGATTCCGGAGGCGACGATTCAAAGGCTTTCCATTTATTCGCGGTTCCTTGAACGGCTGGAGAAAAAGGGGATTATCACAGTCTCCTCCGGAGAAATCGCCAAAGGGGTGGGGGTCAGTCCCGCGCAGGTACGGAAGGATCTGGCCTATTTCGGCGAGTTCGGTACGCGCGGGGTCGGCTATAACGTCAAGGATCTCATCCACTATATCCTGAAGATCCTTGGATTGACCAAACCCTGGCCGGTCGTCCTGGTCGGTGCGGGCAACCTGGGAACGGCCCTTTGCACGTATCGCGGGTTTAAAGACCGGGGGTTCAATATCATCGGCGTTTTCGACAACGACCTCACGAAGATCGGTAAGCGCATTCAGGAATTGGAGGTCCTGCCCCTGGAACGTTTGCCGGAGGTCACCGCCAACCACGATATCCGGCTGGGGATCATCGCCGTGCCGGAAACGGCGGTGCAGGAGGTCGCGGACGCCCTGGTCAAGGCCGGTATTCAGGCGCTTCTGACCTTCGGGCCGGTCGTCCTCGATCTTCCGGAGGATGTCATCGTCCGTAATGTCGACCTGGCGGTGAAACTGGAAATCCTGACCTTCAATCTGACCTTCCGCGAGATGCATGCCGCTCTCTAAGGGCCTCGAAATCAGAACAGTTAATATAGTTAATAGAAAAGTAATATGTCTAAGGATGAAAACCGGGCGAATCCCGGTTTTCACTTTGTTACAGGGAAGACATTCCCGCGGGGCCGACGCGATGCGGGTGTCCGGTTGCCTCGGGGGGTTTTGCGCGGTCGTGTCCCTTCCAGTGGAGTCCGGTTTACGGTTTCAAAAATTGTCAGAAAGTACCCGGGAGCCGCATGAGGGCTGTATTGACATTGATTTTTTCG from Thermoanaerobacterales bacterium carries:
- the priA gene encoding primosomal protein N', with the protein product MDSPAFAKVIVDLPLIRVDRVYDYRIPEPLRGRVRPGVKVLVPFGRRQLAGYVIGVAASAAVVPVKDILDVLDEQPAFTAELYDLACWVARRYLCTVSEALRAVAAPGRNAVPLFRDEVYPNPSEDVDLGDLRRQSPKQARVLELAASHPGLTRAELAARAEVSPGVVNRLMQKGLLSITRRVVERDPYLTPEPCDPPRLTGAQEAALEPIAGALRRCRKEVFLLHGVTGSGKTEVYLRAVGECLDQGRQALVLVPEISLTGQMVERFKGRFGRRVAVMHSRLGTGERHDEWRRAFRGEAPVVLGARSAILAPLTGLGLIVIDEEHEPSYKQDEDPKYHARDVALRRAQTHGAVVVLGSATPSLRAYAQAVKGENCRLLKLPRRIDDRPMPSVSVVDLREEYRSGNRTVFSRFLVDKIRERLARREQVILFLNRRGYATVILCRECGHAFKCPHCAITLTYHRDGFLRCHYCGYQVRLPGRCPACAGEFLGHFGTGTQRVEENARRLFPEARVLRMDSDTMTRKQAHERLIKAFRDREADILVGTQMVAKGLDLPGVTLVGVVNADTSLLLPDYRAAERTFQLLAQVAGRAGRGGEPGEVVLQTYSPDHYSIRAAAQHAYERFFIEEMGLRRQLGYPPFTCLARVLFSSRDEGEARAAAERFAGLVRDPALTAMGPSAAPLARIKDQYRWHLVCKAAGRMDLARVLQEAAETFANSYRRRVHVSIDLDPQMIL
- a CDS encoding Stp1/IreP family PP2C-type Ser/Thr phosphatase → MKGIMWGAVTETGLVRTKNEDYLRVNPAIRLFAVADGMGGHRAGEIASRLALQVLEKELLERIGRGEDVAASFAGAVQEANSRVWAEAQANPDCQGMGTTLSACLLQGGRVFLAHVGDSRIYRVRNGIIEQLTEDHSLVHELAKQGRLEDDNAQASPLRNVLTRALGTEESLSVDLQTRSLRMGDRLVLCTDGLTNLVTNDEILETVGATADPSTAARQLAEKAIARGGTDNITLIVVVIEE
- the rsgA gene encoding ribosome small subunit-dependent GTPase A translates to MITGTVLKAYGGYYYVQAGDTIYTCRLRGRVKARGPVLPGDRVEMDVLPDGNGLIARVAPRSSELVRPSVANVDQVAVVASFHEPEPVSQLVNRLLLQAEARNLGALVVVNKTDLAGPGERDAPWIEGLRLAGYPVLLTSTVTGEGLTGLKAALAGRLSVLAGPSGVGKSSILRHLLSEPDAARVKTGEVSRKLGGGRHTTRHAEIFPLPSGGWVVDAPGFSRLYLPRLSREELASCFPEMRPFIGHCRFNGCLHDQEPDCAVKDGVRNGFIAAQRYEDYLAFLREVAESERGFPK
- a CDS encoding PASTA domain-containing protein — encoded protein: MIGKILGGRYEIVEQLGGGGTAVVYKGQDRVLQRPVTVKVLRPEFSADEEFVARFHREAQAVASLSHPNIVNVYDVGREGDTHYLVMEYVDGEDLKTIIRREGCLTPPRAAAIVLQVCEALTHAHQHHIIHRDVKPHNILITKNGLAKLADFGIAREAGGSTLVNSNALVGSVHYISPEQARGDAADEESDIYSLGIVLYEMLAGSVPFTGANPVAVALKHIQEPPPSLRQRNAMVTQELERIVFRAIAKKPAERYATARDFAADLKKAIPEGVAIADSATMVFEPVINKRRHVSPRVWLAAAAVLILALAGAILAFSSWVDVPEVEVPNVIGRTAGEARQALESRHLRVDISEAFDPAVPKGRVISQDVSPHTKVKQGRTIFLTVSKGPELVRLPDVTGRPLGDAQLLLGNAGFQVAVGEDVHDELVPVGSVVRQDPEGNTDRPRGSKVTLYVSKGPKEAYTAMPNLVGLDISTARQRIGAAGLVLAGDLKTVSSNEYLSGTVVAQDPAAGNQVRGGAEVRLTVSAGPGPTAKRQSVRVLLPRDGRTHELRITVEDAGGIRDAYVGTHAGGEKVVRTVEYYGQATIRVLVDGKPVEESVVQ
- the rpe gene encoding ribulose-phosphate 3-epimerase, translated to MKLAPSILSADFARLGADVQLVEEAGAEYLHIDVMDGHFVPNLTIGPAVVAALRPASRLVFDVHLMIENPEVYIPAFAEAGADLITVHAEATRHLDRALRLIRDGYGRRAGVALNPATPLAMVDHVLPLLDQVLLMTVNPGFGGQSFIPEVLPKIAALREMLATRGLMPDIEVDGGIDPRTAPPAVRAGANVLVAGSAVFRSPAGPAEAIRALRTAAGQS
- a CDS encoding redox-sensing transcriptional repressor Rex codes for the protein MKALRIPEATIQRLSIYSRFLERLEKKGIITVSSGEIAKGVGVSPAQVRKDLAYFGEFGTRGVGYNVKDLIHYILKILGLTKPWPVVLVGAGNLGTALCTYRGFKDRGFNIIGVFDNDLTKIGKRIQELEVLPLERLPEVTANHDIRLGIIAVPETAVQEVADALVKAGIQALLTFGPVVLDLPEDVIVRNVDLAVKLEILTFNLTFREMHAAL
- the fmt gene encoding methionyl-tRNA formyltransferase, with the protein product MRVVFMGTPEFAVASLRALLEAGLDVVGVVTQPDRAKGRGKRLTSPPVKVFAQEKGLRVLQPKSLKDPAAVELIRGLVPEVIAVVAYGKILPPAVLAIPPLGCINVHASLLPKYRGSAPIHRAVMAGEPETGVTTMFMDEGLDTGDMLLQVHVPIGPDDNVGAIHDRLAEEGARLLVRTLARLADGYAFRIPQDHSRATYAPPISPEDEVVDWRRPAREIHNQVRGLDPRPGARTTWDGRVLKVWRTAVLESGPGEGAPGLVAAHGPSQDLVVAAGDGWLILRELQLAGGRRVDGRSFLRGHPEIVGSTLGVHGDRSE
- the def gene encoding peptide deformylase, with the translated sequence MAVCQIVKYPNDVLREKARPVKAVTLQVKRLLNNMFDTMRAAGGVGLAAPQIGVSKRLIVIEMNDERLALVNPEITAFAGRDAGTEGCLSIPGVWGEVERAAQVEVRGLDQDGRAVTVRAEGYLARALQHEIDHLDGILFIDRATKIGRDKAI
- the rsmB gene encoding 16S rRNA (cytosine(967)-C(5))-methyltransferase RsmB; amino-acid sequence: MKPEAIGAREIALHVLKAVEADGAYANLALNRALEEHQPSKLDRGFATELAYGTVRTLNTLDWIISRFLQKPLAAQNIWVRNILRQGAYQLFYMDRVPPPAACNEAVELAKKYASPGTAGFVNGVLRNIIRHREEIVFPSLEEDPVGHISLKYSHPTWIVERWLDEFGIEGTIALCRANNITPPNTVRTNTLRITREALAERLEAEGLQVQKTRFAPEGLEIKGFYSLHALPSFQEGLFQVQDESSMLVAHAVNPVPRSRALDVCSAPGGKTTHLAQLMRDEGTVMALDVHPHKLELIRQNCRRLGVTSVQAVLKDARDIPGAFTEWADYVLVDAPCSGLGVLRRRPDARWRKEPAQMAALVRLQDAVLQAAARCVRPGGVLVYSTCSITHEENLGQVQNFLGRHPDFVLEDLGPFLPGGLAEPALLARGHVTMYPHVQGTDGFFIARMRRRKV
- the rlmN gene encoding 23S rRNA (adenine(2503)-C(2))-methyltransferase RlmN, which gives rise to MPADLKSMTLAGIEELVGSWGWPRYRARQLAVWLWQKGALSFQEMTDLPLAARQMLNERAVITRLELLERLAAPDGETVKFLFGLADGQGVETVLLRHDYGRSVCLSTQVGCRMGCAFCASTLGGRVRDLTAGEIYDQVLAVRRCEGEQATHIVLMGIGEPLDNLAAVLVFLENVSAPYGLGISPRRITLSTCGLVPRIRDLASYRLGLTLAVSLHAPNNELRDRLVPINRWYPLEELIPACRDYARATGRRVTFEYALIKGVNDSDGHALQLGALLKGILGHVNLIPVNDVPERGFTAPGAERVNAFRRILERQGMAVTVRREMGAAIGAACGQLRRRRGPGRGEEPA